The following proteins come from a genomic window of Pyxidicoccus sp. MSG2:
- a CDS encoding Circumsporozoite protein: protein MSYSPIGTRRPPPPPPPPVRREPPAQPQGARNPRVDTQAQGSVEGPRGNLVSGQSSFQAGGARAETSGTGPGGIETRAYAQGPSLTADARVDADIGLSGIDVSLDVDIDATAVEAGAGASKTVEFEIAGEQYSVELDVEAMGRIGADGHINLDLHVGTDGNVSISAAASGFAGAQASLTGSIELKHEGDTLASGSITASASAGVSGDAHANIGLDGGNLEFDVGVEATAGLGLGVEVEGSVNPGNVLKAVGETAAAAGGEILENVAEGAINAGGAVVDAAGDVFSGAVGALGDVASGIGNAASDAWNSVF, encoded by the coding sequence ATGTCCTACTCGCCCATCGGAACCCGCCGCCCGCCTCCGCCCCCGCCGCCGCCGGTGCGCCGCGAGCCCCCGGCCCAGCCGCAGGGTGCGCGCAACCCGCGCGTGGACACGCAGGCGCAGGGCTCGGTGGAGGGGCCTCGCGGCAACCTCGTGAGCGGCCAGTCCAGCTTCCAGGCCGGCGGCGCCCGCGCGGAGACGAGCGGCACGGGCCCCGGTGGCATCGAGACGCGGGCCTACGCGCAGGGGCCGTCGCTGACGGCGGACGCGCGGGTGGACGCGGACATCGGCCTGTCCGGCATCGACGTGAGCCTCGACGTGGACATCGACGCCACGGCGGTGGAGGCGGGCGCCGGGGCCAGCAAGACGGTGGAGTTCGAGATTGCCGGCGAGCAGTACTCGGTGGAGCTCGACGTGGAGGCGATGGGCCGCATCGGTGCCGACGGGCACATCAACCTGGACCTGCACGTGGGCACGGATGGAAACGTGTCCATCAGCGCCGCGGCCTCGGGCTTCGCCGGCGCGCAGGCGAGCCTCACGGGCTCCATCGAGCTGAAGCATGAGGGCGACACCCTCGCGTCCGGCAGCATCACCGCCAGCGCCAGCGCGGGTGTCAGCGGGGACGCCCACGCCAACATCGGCCTGGATGGTGGCAACCTGGAGTTCGACGTCGGCGTGGAGGCCACCGCGGGTCTGGGCCTCGGCGTGGAAGTCGAGGGCTCCGTCAACCCGGGCAACGTGCTCAAGGCCGTGGGTGAGACGGCCGCCGCGGCGGGCGGCGAGATTCTGGAGAACGTGGCCGAGGGCGCCATCAACGCGGGCGGCGCCGTGGTGGACGCGGCCGGCGACGTGTTCTCCGGCGCGGTCGGCGCCCTGGGCGACGTGGCCAGCGGCATCGGCAACGCGGCCAGCGACGCCTGGAACTCCGTCTTCTAA
- a CDS encoding DUF459 domain-containing protein — MRNRLARALTLVPLLSAAPVLAASEPDAGAPPAALHAAPVLPAPPPAVSPSPPAAERSHTVLLLGDSLIATGFGEYLQARLEAHPRIRTARRAKSSTGLARPDFFDWMTVGQQEVQRHNPDVVVVIIGGNDGQSLKDAKGGKPIHWGRPEWEDAYRQRLEDFVKVLSAPGRKIVWLELPATGRKRFEQKLELIRGLQREVISSHQDALHVETRPFFTDAKGRALVQTRVEGFRKPMRLRMEDGVHFTVAGGRYFASKVYPEVLGLLGLAPG, encoded by the coding sequence ATGCGGAACCGTCTCGCTCGCGCGCTCACCCTCGTCCCCCTGCTCTCCGCTGCTCCCGTGCTGGCCGCGTCCGAACCGGATGCCGGCGCGCCACCCGCGGCGCTGCACGCCGCGCCCGTGTTGCCGGCTCCTCCTCCCGCGGTGAGCCCGTCGCCTCCGGCGGCGGAGCGCTCGCACACCGTGCTGCTGCTGGGAGACAGCCTCATCGCCACCGGCTTCGGTGAGTACCTGCAGGCGCGACTGGAGGCGCACCCGCGCATCCGCACCGCCCGGCGCGCGAAGTCTTCCACCGGGCTGGCCCGTCCGGACTTCTTCGACTGGATGACGGTGGGACAGCAGGAGGTGCAGCGCCACAACCCGGACGTGGTGGTGGTCATCATCGGCGGCAACGACGGGCAGTCGCTCAAGGATGCGAAGGGCGGCAAGCCCATCCACTGGGGCCGCCCCGAGTGGGAGGATGCCTACCGTCAGCGACTTGAGGACTTCGTGAAGGTCCTCTCCGCGCCGGGCCGGAAGATTGTCTGGCTGGAGCTGCCGGCCACCGGGCGCAAGCGCTTCGAGCAGAAGCTGGAGCTCATCCGCGGCCTCCAGCGCGAGGTCATCTCCTCCCACCAGGATGCGCTGCACGTGGAGACGCGCCCCTTCTTCACGGACGCAAAGGGACGCGCCCTCGTCCAGACCCGCGTCGAGGGCTTCCGCAAGCCGATGCGCCTGCGCATGGAGGACGGCGTCCACTTCACCGTCGCGGGAGGCCGCTATTTCGCCAGCAAGGTGTACCCCGAAGTGCTGGGCCTGCTGGGGCTCGCGCCGGGGTAG
- a CDS encoding amino acid ABC transporter ATP-binding protein, which yields MIEVKDLCKRYEGRTVLDGISAAFGPGEVVALVGPSGGGKSTLLRCLNGLEPFDSGTVRVGDDVLEPGDARAQGERLWRIRRRVGFVFQQWHLFAHRTALGNVTEAPVYVKGLGRAEAAEQGRALLAKVGLSHRENAYPSELSGGEQQRVAIARALAMAPEVLLLDEPTSALDPERVGELVDLLARLRGDGLTLVAVTHEMRFARELASRMLVLHGGRIIEEGPPSRVLASPQHARTRAFLGLDRVAGLPPLGS from the coding sequence ATGATTGAAGTGAAGGACCTGTGCAAGCGCTACGAGGGCCGCACCGTGCTGGACGGCATCAGCGCGGCCTTCGGCCCCGGCGAGGTCGTGGCGCTCGTGGGCCCCTCGGGCGGTGGCAAGAGCACGCTCTTGCGGTGCCTCAACGGGCTGGAGCCCTTCGACAGCGGCACCGTGCGCGTGGGCGACGACGTGCTGGAGCCGGGTGACGCGCGCGCGCAGGGCGAGCGGTTGTGGCGCATCCGCCGCCGCGTGGGCTTCGTCTTCCAGCAGTGGCACCTGTTCGCGCACCGCACGGCCCTGGGCAACGTGACGGAGGCGCCCGTCTACGTGAAGGGCCTGGGCCGCGCGGAGGCCGCCGAGCAGGGCAGGGCGCTGCTGGCGAAGGTGGGCCTGTCCCACCGGGAGAATGCCTACCCCTCCGAGCTGTCCGGCGGTGAGCAGCAGCGGGTGGCCATCGCCCGCGCGCTGGCGATGGCGCCGGAGGTGCTGCTGCTGGACGAGCCCACCAGCGCGCTGGACCCGGAGCGCGTCGGTGAATTGGTGGACCTGCTGGCGCGGCTGCGCGGGGATGGGCTCACGCTGGTGGCGGTGACGCACGAGATGCGCTTCGCGCGCGAACTGGCCTCGCGGATGCTGGTGTTGCATGGCGGGCGCATCATCGAGGAGGGCCCGCCCTCCCGGGTGCTCGCCAGTCCACAACACGCGCGCACCCGGGCCTTTCTCGGCCTGGACCGCGTGGCCGGCCTTCCCCCCCTCGGGTCCTGA
- a CDS encoding alpha/beta fold hydrolase: protein MRREVQLTELGWGRGPRVLLLPGLGARGSGFRALAHQLAPTARPVLVEYPEGGHAACGAGALARQVLQAAEHFDAVVASSFGGMVAAHLAAAGAARGVAFLGSFTRPSQLGVRGRVIGMMGPIAMWGRPGIVAAGLAAWKPVPFDRVAEVVPTTKVERSTTWHRALAIGDEAPPPELRRLPVSCVCIQGDRDVLVPPSTLERLAASLPSGTPRHLLRGAGHVPYFTHPEECARLLRPWLEALTAAEPRTAPEWPRVVANGAA, encoded by the coding sequence ATGCGTCGAGAGGTGCAGCTCACCGAGTTGGGATGGGGCAGGGGGCCGAGGGTGCTCCTGCTGCCCGGGCTGGGGGCTCGAGGCTCCGGCTTCCGCGCGCTCGCCCATCAGCTCGCTCCCACGGCCCGTCCGGTCCTGGTCGAGTACCCGGAGGGCGGGCATGCGGCCTGTGGCGCGGGCGCCCTGGCGCGGCAGGTCCTCCAGGCCGCGGAGCACTTCGACGCGGTGGTGGCCAGCTCCTTCGGGGGCATGGTGGCGGCGCACCTGGCGGCGGCCGGCGCGGCGCGGGGCGTGGCCTTCCTGGGCTCCTTCACCCGGCCTTCCCAGCTGGGCGTGCGCGGGCGCGTCATCGGGATGATGGGGCCCATCGCCATGTGGGGCCGGCCCGGCATCGTCGCGGCGGGGCTCGCCGCGTGGAAGCCGGTGCCCTTCGACAGGGTCGCCGAGGTGGTGCCCACCACGAAGGTGGAGCGCAGCACGACGTGGCACCGCGCCCTGGCCATTGGCGACGAGGCGCCGCCGCCGGAGCTGCGCAGGCTTCCTGTCTCCTGCGTGTGCATCCAGGGGGACCGCGACGTGCTGGTGCCTCCGTCCACGCTGGAGCGGCTGGCCGCGTCGCTCCCGTCGGGGACGCCCCGGCACCTGCTGCGCGGGGCGGGCCACGTGCCCTACTTCACCCACCCCGAGGAGTGCGCCCGACTGTTGCGCCCCTGGCTGGAGGCGCTGACCGCCGCCGAGCCCCGCACTGCGCCCGAGTGGCCGCGCGTGGTGGCCAACGGCGCTGCCTGA
- a CDS encoding tetratricopeptide repeat protein, which translates to MAAVSKLASSAARLMKQGLLKEAAREFERAISQDPKDASALLGLARLRLAQHDEPAARAVLQQLIALHPTHPEALSHVARLDAEKGDARALELLNALAAQPKAGYFEVLNHGRALLAREQYAAAVPALERALSLQPGNAQTLTYLGQALQGEKHLDAALKRYQEASEATRTEHLPLLLASRVQVLQGHVGAALVTLRQAILRAPKEASLFREFASLCLFAGAPDAAMRAAIELRLQLPESADAIYLHGLSAFVAGKNEDADRILREALVKAPDSTPVRVALAKVRRRLGDDAEAQKLLEAALAAEPSDVGAANDLAVLHLSKPGGAASARAVLTEALKAHPEDAGLHLNLALALADSDAARARTHAQRAQASGDRHIREQADRLVAALGSR; encoded by the coding sequence ATGGCCGCCGTCTCCAAGCTGGCATCCTCCGCCGCGCGACTCATGAAGCAGGGCCTCCTCAAGGAGGCGGCCCGCGAGTTCGAGCGCGCAATCTCCCAGGACCCGAAGGATGCCAGCGCGCTGCTGGGGCTCGCTCGCCTGCGCCTCGCGCAGCATGACGAGCCCGCCGCGCGCGCCGTGCTCCAGCAGCTCATCGCCCTGCACCCCACCCACCCCGAGGCGCTCAGCCACGTGGCCCGGCTCGACGCCGAGAAGGGGGATGCTCGGGCGCTGGAGCTGCTCAACGCGCTCGCCGCCCAGCCGAAGGCCGGCTACTTCGAGGTGCTCAACCACGGCCGGGCCCTGCTCGCGCGCGAGCAGTATGCCGCCGCGGTGCCCGCGCTGGAGCGAGCCCTGTCCCTGCAGCCCGGCAACGCGCAGACGCTGACGTACCTGGGCCAGGCGCTCCAGGGCGAGAAGCACCTGGACGCGGCGCTGAAGCGCTACCAGGAGGCCTCCGAGGCCACCCGCACCGAGCACCTGCCGCTTCTGCTCGCCTCGCGCGTACAGGTGCTCCAGGGTCATGTGGGCGCGGCGCTGGTGACGCTGCGGCAGGCCATCCTCCGCGCGCCCAAGGAGGCCTCGCTGTTCCGCGAGTTCGCCTCGCTGTGCCTCTTCGCCGGCGCCCCCGACGCGGCCATGCGCGCGGCCATCGAGCTGCGCCTGCAACTGCCCGAGAGCGCGGACGCCATCTACCTCCACGGCCTCTCCGCCTTCGTGGCCGGGAAGAACGAGGACGCCGACCGCATCCTCCGCGAGGCGCTGGTGAAGGCCCCGGACTCCACTCCGGTGCGGGTGGCGCTGGCCAAGGTGCGGCGCCGGCTGGGAGACGACGCGGAGGCGCAGAAGCTCCTGGAAGCGGCCCTCGCCGCCGAGCCCTCCGACGTGGGGGCGGCCAATGACCTCGCCGTGCTGCACCTGTCGAAGCCGGGTGGCGCAGCCAGCGCCCGTGCCGTGCTCACGGAGGCCCTGAAGGCGCACCCTGAAGACGCGGGCCTCCACCTCAACCTGGCCCTCGCCCTCGCGGACAGCGACGCGGCCCGGGCGCGCACACACGCGCAGCGCGCCCAGGCCAGTGGAGATCGCCACATCCGCGAGCAGGCGGACCGGCTCGTCGCGGCGCTCGGCTCGCGGTGA
- a CDS encoding ABC transporter substrate-binding protein/permease, producing the protein MRELPSRERRPAFLSTCGVALLALTLLSCAAKEAPGLERVRRAGVLRWGADAQGGEPYAMEDPDVPGRMRGFEVELAEALARELGVRAQFVQNDWSSLIPSLERGSFDVALNGIEITPARAGRVLFTRPYFVFNLRLLARKDDASVTQLESLKGRRVGTLANSQAWDLLLRGGAQAVPYEGVEEPYIDLDQGRVEGVLMDDLIAQRYGQPRPGLRVVGDFGEGYYAIAVRPGEDDLRAALDEALVRIARSGELRAIFRRWGIDSAAQQRMVDWTDAQTHEVLSDTRTAHLGWGQLVLFLQASLVTLLVSVGAMALAIPLGVGLALVRLYGPAWAGRLATAYVELFRGTPVLLQLYVLYYGLAGVLRLDALSAAVLGLGLNYAAYEAEVYRAGVLAVPKGQLEAALSLGMPMRLALRRVIMPQAFRVALPGVTNDFIALLKDSSLVSVISVVELTKRMTITAVDVRSWLLPGALCALLYLAMSYPLSRLARRLEARLARG; encoded by the coding sequence ATGCGAGAACTCCCGTCCCGCGAGCGAAGGCCCGCCTTCCTTTCCACCTGTGGGGTGGCGTTGCTGGCGCTCACCCTGCTGTCCTGCGCCGCGAAGGAGGCCCCGGGGCTGGAGCGCGTCCGGCGCGCGGGCGTGCTGCGGTGGGGCGCGGACGCGCAGGGCGGAGAGCCCTACGCCATGGAGGACCCGGACGTGCCGGGCCGCATGCGCGGCTTCGAGGTGGAGCTGGCGGAGGCCCTCGCGCGCGAGCTGGGAGTGCGCGCGCAGTTCGTCCAGAACGACTGGTCCAGCCTCATCCCCTCGCTGGAGCGGGGCTCTTTCGACGTGGCGCTGAACGGGATTGAAATCACCCCCGCCCGCGCCGGCCGCGTCCTCTTCACGCGCCCCTACTTCGTCTTCAACCTGCGGCTGCTGGCGCGCAAGGACGACGCGAGCGTCACCCAGTTGGAGTCGCTGAAGGGCCGGCGCGTGGGCACGCTCGCCAACTCCCAGGCGTGGGACCTGCTCCTGCGCGGCGGCGCGCAGGCGGTGCCGTACGAGGGCGTGGAGGAGCCCTACATCGACCTGGATCAGGGGCGGGTGGAGGGCGTGCTGATGGACGACCTCATCGCCCAGCGCTACGGCCAGCCGCGTCCCGGCCTTCGCGTGGTGGGCGACTTCGGCGAGGGCTACTACGCCATCGCCGTGAGGCCCGGCGAGGACGACCTCCGCGCGGCGCTGGATGAGGCGCTCGTGCGCATCGCCCGTTCGGGTGAGCTGCGCGCCATCTTCCGGCGCTGGGGCATCGACAGCGCCGCGCAGCAGCGCATGGTGGACTGGACGGACGCGCAGACGCACGAGGTGCTCTCGGACACGCGCACCGCGCACCTGGGCTGGGGGCAGCTCGTGCTGTTCCTCCAGGCCTCCCTCGTCACGCTGCTGGTGTCCGTGGGGGCCATGGCGCTCGCGATTCCCCTGGGCGTGGGGCTGGCGCTGGTGCGGCTGTACGGGCCCGCGTGGGCCGGCCGGCTGGCCACCGCGTACGTGGAGCTGTTCCGGGGAACTCCGGTGCTGTTGCAACTGTATGTCCTCTACTACGGGCTCGCGGGTGTGCTGCGGCTGGACGCGCTCTCCGCCGCGGTGCTCGGGCTGGGGTTGAACTACGCGGCCTACGAGGCGGAGGTGTACCGCGCGGGCGTGCTGGCGGTGCCCAAGGGGCAGCTCGAGGCGGCCCTGTCGCTGGGCATGCCCATGCGGCTGGCGCTGCGGCGGGTCATCATGCCGCAGGCGTTCCGGGTGGCGCTGCCGGGCGTCACCAACGACTTCATCGCGCTGCTCAAGGACAGCTCGCTGGTGTCGGTCATCTCCGTGGTGGAGCTGACCAAGCGGATGACGATTACCGCGGTGGACGTGCGCAGCTGGTTGCTGCCCGGAGCGCTGTGCGCGCTGCTGTACCTGGCGATGAGCTACCCCCTGTCCCGCCTGGCCCGGCGGCTGGAAGCGAGGCTTGCGCGCGGATGA
- a CDS encoding efflux RND transporter periplasmic adaptor subunit, giving the protein MRTRLALLLCLVTSVNACKQAPPAEAALPLPRVRVAPARTGQAVRTLRVSGALSAPPGREVKLAPLVPGRLAVLRVAEGDAVKTGQVLGEVETGPVSAELQQAEATAREAAAAARAAEAKRARTEVLVQHGVAARQEAEQDLSAEAAAVAAEQRARAAVDVARRNVGRSELKAPFDGIVTAVFIRQGEAVDGTGQPVLQVSAVDPVELRAFVPQEDAARVQAGMRASLSVEGQAGARPGEVVAVSPSIDPTSGNVLVRLRFPNPAGALRLGAFGRAGILLGEQGTAITLPSSALLPLEDGGLGVAVVREGKVRGVPVTVWSEEGGQAVVQGPLQDGQDVIVEGGYSLPDGAGVEVVR; this is encoded by the coding sequence ATGAGAACTAGGCTCGCGTTGCTCCTGTGTCTCGTCACCTCCGTGAATGCCTGCAAGCAGGCGCCCCCGGCCGAGGCCGCGCTCCCGCTCCCCCGCGTGCGCGTGGCCCCCGCGCGGACGGGACAGGCCGTGCGGACGCTGCGAGTCTCGGGAGCGCTCTCGGCGCCGCCCGGGCGCGAGGTGAAGCTGGCGCCGCTGGTGCCGGGCCGGCTCGCCGTGCTGCGGGTGGCGGAGGGCGACGCCGTCAAGACGGGTCAGGTGCTCGGCGAGGTGGAGACGGGCCCCGTGTCCGCGGAGCTCCAGCAGGCGGAGGCGACCGCGCGGGAAGCGGCGGCGGCGGCGCGCGCCGCGGAGGCGAAGCGCGCGCGCACCGAGGTGCTCGTGCAGCACGGCGTGGCCGCGCGCCAGGAGGCGGAGCAGGACCTCAGCGCCGAAGCGGCCGCGGTGGCCGCCGAGCAGCGCGCCAGGGCCGCGGTCGACGTGGCCCGTCGCAACGTCGGCCGCAGCGAGCTCAAGGCGCCCTTCGACGGCATCGTGACGGCGGTGTTCATCCGGCAGGGCGAGGCGGTGGATGGGACGGGGCAGCCCGTCCTCCAGGTCTCCGCGGTCGACCCGGTGGAGCTGCGCGCCTTCGTGCCCCAGGAGGACGCCGCGCGAGTCCAGGCCGGCATGCGCGCGTCCCTGTCCGTGGAGGGACAGGCGGGTGCGCGCCCTGGCGAGGTCGTCGCGGTCTCCCCCTCCATCGACCCGACGAGCGGCAACGTGCTGGTCCGCCTCCGCTTCCCCAACCCCGCCGGAGCGCTGCGCCTCGGCGCCTTCGGGCGCGCCGGCATCCTCCTGGGAGAGCAGGGCACCGCCATCACCCTCCCGTCCTCCGCGCTCCTGCCCCTCGAGGATGGCGGGCTCGGCGTGGCCGTCGTCCGCGAGGGGAAGGTGCGGGGCGTGCCGGTGACGGTGTGGTCCGAGGAGGGGGGACAGGCGGTGGTCCAGGGGCCGCTCCAGGACGGCCAGGACGTCATCGTGGAGGGTGGCTACTCGCTGCCGGACGGCGCCGGGGTGGAGGTCGTGCGGTGA
- a CDS encoding efflux RND transporter permease subunit, with the protein MGLLRRNVPGLLALMVALCAFGFATGMRLPGGLYPEVTFPRIVIAATLPGASARSMQLTVTRPVEEALSTVIGVRRVRSRTIRAAAEVSLWFEPNADMDRALGLVNARLGELRGALPADVDLIAERLTPSSFPIQTLAVTGTVDPARLRDFALYTLRPRLAGLSGVGRVDVIGGDVREVAIAVDPRRLEQAKLDLPTVATAVGNALKLEPAGRVDVHYRQELVVVRGPVEDLAPLPTLVVGGTPEAPVRLGDVARVVEGHADRLTRTYANGRPAALVNVGRRPEADAIRLARDIQAELEQVRAALPPGIEVHVSYDQAGLIARSVKHVRNEVAVGGLLTLLVVGFFLRSWRAVVAAAAALPATLLMTFGALWLSGGTLNLMSLGGLAVAIGLVVDDAVVVVEAVYRRVSEGRERWAATAEALQEIAWPVTNSTLTTVVVFAPLSLLSGVSGQFFSALAFTLCAAVLLSLAVAVTLTPLLCGWLLRPEGTHPAPGGGLYRGWLARSGGWPGWTVGAVGLVTVLLAALASGVGTGFLPELDEGAFVVDYFTPAGTSVDEADRLGRQLEAALAPLPEVEGTSRRLGAELGPPAATESFLGDMTVALKPDRARSGPQVIEDARARVESAVPGVRVEFIELLQDVLSDLEGNPDPVEVKLQGADVHALQAFAPLVAERLRDVPGLVDLYDGVASCTPELHLDVDLAVAGRLGLTAQDVAAQVRTALLGEVVGTVVREDRLVDVRVRLRDADRLEPRVVEDLRLRTPSGASVPLTQVARVRRECLPSELLSDNLRPLVAVTGRLEARDLGSVTADVQQRLAGLKPPTGVEVRLGGQRESQRESFQSLALVLTLAALGVFLVLAFHFRSFVLPLLILGAAPIALVAGMACLRVTGIPLNVSSLMGCILLVGLVVKNGILLLDRAEAGLTEGLGPREAVEHAADVRLRPILMTTLATLLGLVPLALGWGEGGELQRPLAITVLGGLLISTLLVLLGLPAAYVLARRAKMKAG; encoded by the coding sequence ATGGGGCTGCTGCGGCGCAACGTGCCGGGGCTGCTGGCCCTGATGGTGGCGCTCTGCGCGTTCGGCTTCGCCACGGGGATGCGGCTCCCCGGAGGCCTCTACCCGGAGGTGACCTTCCCGCGCATCGTCATCGCGGCGACGCTGCCCGGGGCCAGCGCGCGAAGCATGCAGCTGACGGTGACGCGTCCGGTGGAGGAGGCGCTGTCCACCGTCATCGGCGTGCGCCGGGTGCGCTCGAGGACCATCCGGGCCGCGGCCGAGGTGTCGCTCTGGTTCGAGCCGAACGCCGACATGGACCGCGCCCTGGGGCTCGTGAACGCGCGGCTCGGAGAGCTCCGCGGCGCGCTGCCGGCGGACGTGGACCTCATCGCCGAGCGGCTGACACCCTCCTCCTTCCCCATCCAGACGCTCGCCGTCACGGGCACGGTGGACCCGGCCCGGCTTCGCGACTTCGCCCTCTACACGCTCCGCCCCCGGCTGGCGGGCCTGTCTGGCGTGGGCCGCGTGGACGTCATCGGTGGTGACGTGCGCGAGGTGGCCATCGCCGTGGACCCGCGGCGGCTGGAGCAGGCGAAGCTCGACCTGCCCACGGTGGCCACCGCCGTGGGCAATGCCCTCAAGCTGGAGCCCGCGGGGCGCGTGGACGTCCACTACCGGCAGGAGTTGGTGGTGGTGCGGGGGCCGGTGGAAGACCTGGCCCCGCTGCCCACCCTCGTGGTGGGGGGCACGCCGGAGGCGCCCGTCCGCCTCGGGGACGTGGCGCGCGTGGTGGAGGGGCATGCCGACCGGCTGACCCGCACCTACGCGAATGGCAGGCCCGCCGCGCTCGTCAACGTCGGCCGACGGCCGGAAGCCGACGCCATCCGCCTGGCCCGGGACATCCAGGCGGAGCTGGAGCAGGTGCGCGCGGCGCTGCCCCCGGGCATCGAGGTGCACGTCTCCTATGACCAGGCGGGGCTCATCGCCCGGTCGGTGAAGCATGTCCGCAACGAGGTCGCCGTGGGCGGCCTCCTCACGCTGCTGGTGGTGGGCTTCTTCCTGCGCTCTTGGCGGGCCGTGGTGGCCGCCGCCGCGGCGCTCCCGGCCACGTTGCTGATGACGTTCGGCGCGCTCTGGCTGTCGGGCGGGACGCTGAACCTCATGTCGCTGGGCGGGCTCGCCGTCGCCATCGGCCTCGTGGTGGATGACGCCGTGGTGGTGGTGGAAGCGGTGTACCGCCGCGTCTCGGAGGGGCGGGAGCGGTGGGCCGCGACGGCGGAGGCGCTCCAGGAAATCGCCTGGCCGGTGACGAACTCCACGCTCACCACCGTCGTGGTCTTCGCGCCGCTGTCCCTGCTGTCCGGCGTCTCCGGCCAGTTCTTCTCCGCGCTCGCCTTCACCCTCTGCGCCGCGGTGCTGCTCTCCCTCGCGGTGGCCGTCACCCTGACGCCGCTGCTGTGTGGCTGGCTGCTCCGTCCGGAAGGCACGCACCCGGCGCCGGGTGGGGGGCTCTACCGGGGGTGGCTGGCGCGCTCGGGCGGCTGGCCGGGGTGGACCGTGGGCGCGGTGGGGCTCGTCACCGTGCTGCTCGCGGCGCTCGCGAGCGGCGTGGGGACGGGCTTCCTGCCGGAGCTCGACGAGGGCGCCTTCGTGGTGGACTACTTCACGCCGGCCGGGACGTCGGTGGACGAGGCGGACCGGCTGGGCCGGCAGCTCGAGGCCGCGCTCGCGCCGCTGCCGGAGGTGGAAGGCACGAGCCGGCGCCTGGGCGCGGAGCTGGGTCCGCCCGCGGCCACCGAGTCCTTCCTGGGCGACATGACGGTGGCCCTGAAGCCGGACCGGGCGCGCTCCGGGCCACAGGTCATCGAGGACGCGCGCGCTCGCGTGGAGTCCGCGGTCCCCGGCGTGCGGGTGGAGTTCATCGAGCTGCTCCAGGACGTGCTGTCCGATTTGGAGGGGAACCCGGACCCCGTCGAGGTGAAGCTCCAGGGCGCGGACGTGCATGCGCTCCAGGCCTTCGCCCCGCTCGTGGCGGAGCGCCTGCGCGACGTCCCGGGCCTGGTGGACCTGTACGACGGCGTCGCGAGCTGCACGCCGGAGCTGCACCTGGACGTGGACCTCGCTGTGGCCGGCCGCCTGGGACTCACCGCGCAGGACGTGGCCGCCCAGGTGCGTACCGCGCTGCTGGGCGAGGTGGTGGGCACCGTGGTGCGCGAGGACCGGCTGGTGGACGTGCGCGTGCGCCTGCGCGACGCGGACCGGCTGGAGCCACGGGTGGTGGAGGACCTGCGGCTACGGACCCCCTCGGGGGCCTCCGTCCCGCTGACGCAGGTGGCGCGCGTTCGCCGCGAGTGCCTGCCCTCGGAGCTGCTCTCCGACAACCTGCGACCGCTCGTGGCGGTGACGGGGCGGCTGGAGGCACGGGACCTGGGCAGCGTGACGGCGGACGTGCAGCAGCGCCTCGCGGGGTTGAAGCCACCTACGGGCGTGGAGGTCCGCCTGGGAGGACAGCGCGAGAGTCAGCGGGAGTCCTTCCAGTCCCTCGCGCTCGTGCTCACGCTCGCCGCGCTTGGCGTCTTCCTCGTCCTGGCGTTCCACTTCCGCAGCTTCGTGTTGCCGCTGCTCATCCTGGGCGCGGCCCCCATCGCGCTCGTCGCGGGGATGGCGTGCCTGCGCGTGACGGGCATTCCCCTCAACGTCTCCTCGCTGATGGGCTGCATCCTGCTCGTGGGTCTGGTGGTGAAGAACGGCATCCTCCTGCTGGACCGCGCCGAGGCGGGGCTCACGGAGGGGCTCGGGCCCAGGGAGGCCGTCGAGCACGCGGCCGACGTGCGCCTGCGTCCCATCCTCATGACGACGCTGGCGACGCTGCTGGGGCTCGTGCCGCTGGCTCTCGGTTGGGGGGAGGGTGGGGAGCTGCAGCGCCCGCTGGCCATCACCGTCCTTGGCGGATTGCTCATCTCCACGTTGCTCGTCCTGTTGGGACTGCCCGCGGCCTACGTGCTGGCGCGGAGGGCGAAGATGAAAGCGGGATGA